From Candidatus Binataceae bacterium, the proteins below share one genomic window:
- a CDS encoding acyl-CoA dehydrogenase family protein, with amino-acid sequence MDFTYTPEQEAYRMEVRRWLEANQPPPLSAEEKERADEDFLWERLRAWHRKLYDGGWAGLTWPKEYGGRAATFVEQVIFQQELARLNLPMGCNVLGVIMTGPALMQWGTEAQKQRYLQKILSAEEIWCEGMSEPSAGSDLAALQTRATLDGDYFIVNGQKVWTTIAHRSHFCQLFVRTDPEVPKHKGLSCLLVDMKSPGVNVRPLKQISGDSEFNEIFFEDVRVPKENLLGPLNQGWQVLVSTLMHERFGISETLGGSEQTLAQLVEIARGALIDGRPAAEDDEIRQALAQFAIEVAAKKYNGLRALTRRLKGQLPGPESSIGKLVSTELNQRMIKFSARLLGGFAMLERRSPFAPEGDWLRRILYSESMTIAGGTSAVQKNMIGERILQLPKG; translated from the coding sequence ATGGATTTCACCTACACGCCCGAGCAGGAAGCCTACCGGATGGAGGTCCGGCGATGGCTGGAGGCCAATCAACCACCGCCGCTGAGCGCAGAGGAAAAGGAACGCGCCGACGAGGACTTCCTGTGGGAGCGCCTCCGGGCCTGGCACCGAAAGCTCTACGACGGCGGCTGGGCAGGATTGACCTGGCCCAAAGAGTACGGCGGGCGTGCGGCAACTTTCGTCGAGCAGGTCATCTTCCAGCAGGAGCTCGCGCGGCTCAACCTGCCGATGGGATGCAACGTGCTCGGCGTAATCATGACCGGGCCGGCTCTGATGCAATGGGGCACCGAGGCGCAGAAACAGCGCTACCTCCAGAAGATCCTCAGCGCCGAGGAAATCTGGTGCGAGGGGATGTCGGAACCGTCCGCCGGCTCCGACCTCGCCGCGCTCCAGACTCGCGCCACCCTCGACGGCGATTACTTCATCGTCAACGGCCAGAAGGTGTGGACGACGATCGCCCATCGCTCGCACTTCTGCCAGCTCTTCGTGCGCACCGACCCCGAGGTGCCCAAGCACAAGGGATTGAGCTGTTTGCTGGTGGATATGAAATCGCCCGGAGTCAACGTGCGCCCGCTCAAACAGATCTCCGGCGACTCCGAGTTCAACGAAATCTTCTTCGAGGACGTGCGGGTACCCAAGGAGAACCTGCTCGGCCCGCTCAACCAAGGATGGCAAGTGCTGGTCTCCACCCTGATGCACGAGCGCTTCGGGATCAGCGAGACGCTCGGCGGCAGCGAGCAGACGCTCGCGCAGCTGGTCGAGATCGCGCGCGGAGCGCTGATCGACGGGCGGCCAGCGGCCGAGGATGACGAGATCCGCCAGGCCCTCGCGCAGTTCGCGATCGAGGTTGCAGCCAAGAAATACAACGGCCTGCGCGCGCTGACTCGCCGGCTCAAGGGCCAGCTGCCGGGGCCCGAGAGCTCGATTGGCAAGCTGGTCTCGACCGAGCTCAATCAGCGCATGATCAAGTTTTCGGCGCGGCTGCTTGGGGGATTCGCGATGCTCGAGCGGCGCTCGCCGTTCGCGCCCGAGGGCGACTGGCTGCGGCGCATCCTGTACAGCGAGAGCATGACGATCGCGGGCGGGACCTCGGCGGTGCAGAAGAACATGATTGGCGAGCGCATTCTGCAACTGCCCAAAGGCTGA
- a CDS encoding polysaccharide biosynthesis/export family protein → MSVAGAACACVLGCAANQSGYAPAQARAASAAELSAPVSGAPARSDRRRLEELWQRRTHDKFGSDFTLGPGDVLEISVPLEQLQHREVRVSPQDTIQLPLAGAMSVKGMDEGALTEALRQRLGRYMYDPPVSLFVKHYGSREVAVVGAVKQPGLYTLTSGADTLMDMIDRAGGMTTEAAAKIVFVPADTAGKALQRASLVDAARVSDGEAPTADSGSPGSADDAETHGGPPAEQRRRAGGADGRVGAVAPADAASPRGSHDAAASLLGAAVAKLRPVTINMARAGMQQYLSMPARPGDVLIIPAAGEVTVGGWVQNPGAYRITPGMTALSAVSAAGGALFSTRGEILRTAPDGQRLSIPFSITDVQSGEQADAPVQSGDVVMVDRTLAGAVPYAMYEIFTKFGTGMYLPVP, encoded by the coding sequence TTGTCGGTCGCGGGCGCAGCCTGCGCGTGCGTGCTTGGATGCGCCGCCAATCAGAGCGGATACGCGCCGGCGCAGGCACGAGCGGCGAGCGCGGCCGAACTGTCCGCGCCGGTTTCCGGCGCGCCGGCGAGGAGCGATAGGCGGCGGCTGGAGGAGCTGTGGCAGCGGCGCACACACGACAAATTCGGCAGTGATTTCACCCTAGGGCCGGGCGACGTTCTGGAAATCTCGGTCCCGCTCGAGCAGCTCCAGCATCGCGAAGTCCGAGTCTCGCCGCAGGACACGATCCAGTTGCCGCTGGCGGGGGCGATGTCGGTCAAAGGAATGGACGAGGGGGCGCTGACCGAGGCCCTGCGCCAGCGGCTCGGCAGGTACATGTACGACCCGCCGGTCTCGCTCTTCGTCAAGCATTACGGCAGCCGCGAGGTCGCAGTGGTCGGTGCGGTCAAGCAGCCCGGTCTCTACACGCTGACCAGTGGGGCCGACACGCTGATGGACATGATCGACCGCGCCGGCGGGATGACCACCGAGGCGGCAGCCAAGATAGTCTTTGTGCCCGCGGACACCGCCGGCAAAGCCCTCCAACGGGCGAGCCTGGTCGATGCGGCGCGGGTGTCGGACGGCGAGGCGCCAACGGCGGATTCCGGCTCGCCCGGTTCCGCTGACGACGCCGAAACGCACGGTGGTCCGCCAGCGGAGCAGCGACGCCGCGCCGGCGGCGCGGACGGCAGGGTCGGAGCGGTCGCGCCCGCGGACGCTGCTTCGCCGCGCGGCTCACACGACGCGGCGGCAAGCCTGCTCGGCGCGGCCGTCGCCAAGCTGCGTCCGGTCACGATCAACATGGCCCGCGCCGGGATGCAGCAGTACTTAAGCATGCCGGCACGGCCGGGCGACGTGCTGATCATTCCGGCGGCCGGCGAAGTCACCGTCGGTGGATGGGTCCAGAACCCCGGCGCCTACCGGATCACGCCCGGGATGACGGCGCTGAGCGCGGTCTCGGCCGCGGGGGGCGCCCTGTTCAGTACCCGCGGCGAGATCCTGCGCACGGCGCCCGACGGCCAGCGGCTGAGCATCCCCTTCAGCATCACCGACGTTCAGTCGGGCGAGCAGGCCGACGCGCCGGTGCAGTCGGGCGACGTGGTGATGGTGGATCGCACGCTGGCCGGCGCGGTTCCGTACGCGATGTACGAGATCTTCACCAAGTTCGGCACCGGGATGTATCTGCCGGTGCCATGA
- the pcnB gene encoding polynucleotide adenylyltransferase PcnB: MTLVITEPGQPYPAAPVQPRILERPEHPVSRRDIDPRVLKVLYRLIKAGHTAYLVGGGVRDLMLERKPKDFDVATSAHPHEVRELFRNSRLIGRRFRLVHVFFGPHNIEVATFRRRAEDVAESDEPLIRHDNTFGTAEEDAFRRDFTVNALFYDPQSFRVIDYVGGVADLEARLIRTIGDPELRMREDPVRMLRAVRFAAKLGFEIEPATRAAIERHRADLLKASVPRLVEEIYRAFGIAAAARALELMCELGLLEILLPPLAAFLRAGATPPSGSATARNLAAMGRRISAGAEPTHALVLACLFADLYLGAMPGGQRPDLVSELRLRGFPRADAERMRLVLEALPHLMAPGRRTRRLLQRPYFAEARWVYEIVAPTYGVDPATLADFLRAPDAFLAERGGEPRRGEAHREPGAGEPRRRRRGRRGRRGGRGRHRRHPRAAAAQAARQATEDDAAQGGHAHGGTARTHHGDRHGPGGYGDTDTTAGVDESLGRPGETDN; encoded by the coding sequence ATGACGCTTGTGATCACTGAACCCGGCCAGCCCTACCCAGCGGCGCCCGTCCAGCCGCGTATCTTGGAGCGCCCCGAGCATCCGGTCTCCCGCCGCGACATCGACCCCCGCGTGCTCAAGGTGCTCTACCGCCTGATCAAGGCGGGGCACACCGCCTACCTGGTGGGCGGCGGGGTGCGCGATCTGATGCTGGAGCGCAAGCCCAAGGACTTCGACGTGGCCACCTCGGCGCATCCGCACGAGGTGCGCGAGCTGTTCCGCAACTCGCGCCTTATTGGGCGGCGCTTTCGCCTGGTCCACGTCTTCTTCGGCCCCCACAACATCGAGGTCGCCACCTTCCGCCGCCGCGCCGAGGATGTCGCCGAGTCCGACGAGCCGCTGATCCGGCACGACAACACCTTCGGCACCGCGGAAGAGGACGCCTTTCGCCGCGACTTCACGGTCAACGCGCTGTTCTACGACCCGCAGAGCTTCCGCGTGATCGATTACGTCGGCGGGGTCGCCGACCTCGAGGCCCGATTGATCCGCACGATCGGAGATCCCGAGCTGCGGATGCGCGAGGACCCGGTGCGGATGCTGCGCGCGGTGCGCTTCGCCGCCAAGCTCGGCTTCGAGATCGAACCCGCGACCCGTGCCGCCATCGAGCGCCATCGCGCCGATCTGCTCAAGGCCTCGGTGCCGCGGCTGGTCGAGGAGATTTATCGCGCCTTCGGCATCGCGGCCGCGGCCCGCGCCCTCGAGCTGATGTGCGAGCTGGGGCTGCTCGAAATTCTGCTGCCACCGCTGGCGGCCTTTCTGCGCGCCGGCGCGACGCCGCCGTCCGGCAGCGCGACCGCGCGAAACCTGGCCGCGATGGGCCGGCGGATAAGCGCCGGCGCCGAACCAACCCACGCGCTCGTGCTGGCCTGCCTGTTTGCGGATTTGTACCTGGGCGCGATGCCGGGCGGCCAGCGGCCCGACCTTGTCAGCGAACTCAGGCTGCGTGGCTTCCCTCGTGCGGACGCCGAGCGGATGCGGCTCGTCCTTGAAGCGCTACCCCATCTGATGGCTCCCGGTAGGCGCACGCGGCGGCTGCTCCAACGTCCCTACTTCGCCGAGGCGCGTTGGGTGTATGAAATCGTCGCCCCGACCTACGGTGTCGACCCCGCAACGCTCGCGGATTTCCTCCGCGCGCCCGACGCCTTTCTCGCCGAGCGCGGCGGCGAGCCGCGCCGCGGCGAGGCGCACCGCGAGCCGGGCGCCGGCGAGCCGAGACGTCGCCGGCGCGGACGACGCGGCCGTCGCGGTGGCCGCGGGCGTCACCGGCGGCACCCTCGCGCCGCGGCGGCGCAGGCCGCGCGACAGGCCACCGAGGACGACGCCGCCCAAGGCGGTCATGCGCACGGCGGAACCGCTCGAACTCATCACGGCGACCGGCACGGCCCCGGCGGATACGGTGACACCGACACAACCGCCGGCGTGGACGAATCCCTCGGCCGCCCTGGCGAGACCGACAACTGA
- a CDS encoding class I SAM-dependent methyltransferase has translation MVEQSQQAGHYETKQLASRIPLLSWSHRARFALARRLVAPYAGRRLLDYGCGDGAFLSAVRDLFPDAVGTGTDANELADCRKRYAATGLRFVLTAELAPVEHAGAYDVVTCMEVLEHCVGGVVDAVLAELARLVSPSGLVVISVPIEIGPSLIAKQIIRKIAGLRIYDYKLNERYSVGELWRMLTARETTAIERPVYLSAGGGFHGHKGFNWRAMRRRIRQTLAVQRTMFSPLGFPGGFASSQAWFLCRRLPQA, from the coding sequence ATGGTCGAGCAATCACAACAGGCGGGCCACTATGAGACCAAGCAGCTCGCCTCCAGGATTCCGCTGCTCTCCTGGAGCCATCGCGCGCGTTTTGCGCTCGCGCGCCGGCTCGTCGCCCCGTACGCGGGCCGCCGCCTGCTCGACTATGGATGCGGTGATGGAGCTTTCCTGTCCGCGGTGCGCGACCTGTTTCCCGACGCCGTCGGTACCGGAACCGACGCAAACGAGCTCGCGGACTGCCGCAAGCGCTACGCCGCAACCGGACTGCGCTTCGTGCTTACCGCCGAGCTGGCCCCGGTCGAGCATGCGGGCGCCTACGATGTCGTCACCTGCATGGAGGTGCTTGAGCATTGCGTTGGCGGCGTGGTGGACGCGGTGCTGGCCGAGCTGGCGCGGCTGGTGTCGCCCTCGGGCCTGGTTGTTATCAGCGTGCCGATCGAGATCGGCCCGTCGCTGATCGCCAAGCAGATCATTCGCAAGATCGCGGGCCTGCGGATCTATGATTACAAACTGAACGAGCGCTACAGCGTGGGCGAGCTGTGGCGGATGCTGACCGCGCGCGAGACGACCGCGATCGAGCGGCCCGTTTACCTGTCTGCGGGCGGAGGATTCCACGGGCACAAGGGTTTCAACTGGCGCGCGATGCGGCGGCGGATTCGCCAGACGCTCGCGGTGCAGCGGACGATGTTCTCGCCGCTGGGGTTTCCCGGTGGTTTTGCCAGCAGCCAGGCGTGGTTTTTGTGCAGGCGTCTACCACAGGCATGA
- a CDS encoding acyl-CoA dehydrogenase has translation MDLAFSPEEERFRQRVRSFLRDNLPPNWGTAEQKLPEGMSQVEFLRDWQRRLYLNGLLGMSWPKEYGGQGASRTEMAIFNEEMARHRAPGPLNALGLSMAGPTIITHGTEEQKQRFLRKILTCEEVWCQGFSEPNAGSDVASLRTRAELRGDEFVVNGQKVWTSLAHIADWCMLLVRTDPQAPKHRGLSYLLVDMHSPGVTVKPLRQITGESEFNEVFFEDVRVPRANLLGGLNEGWRVAMTTLTNERGTAAFALAARFRIVFDEIAELAHQTIRNGAPVTGDPLVRQQLAQFYVELEMMKYTSYRVFSKILKGGDPGPEGSISKLSWSELNQRMTEFAMALEGPASQLVKGSPYALQSGRWQHHFLRARANTIEAGTSEIQRNIIAERVLRMPRGR, from the coding sequence ATGGACCTGGCGTTCAGCCCTGAGGAAGAGCGCTTTCGCCAGCGCGTGCGGAGTTTTCTGCGCGATAACCTTCCGCCCAACTGGGGCACCGCCGAACAGAAGCTGCCCGAGGGGATGAGCCAGGTCGAATTCCTGCGCGACTGGCAGCGCCGGCTGTACCTCAACGGCCTGCTTGGGATGTCGTGGCCGAAGGAGTACGGCGGCCAGGGCGCCAGCCGCACCGAGATGGCGATCTTCAACGAGGAGATGGCGCGTCATCGCGCGCCCGGCCCGCTCAACGCGCTGGGGCTCTCGATGGCCGGCCCGACCATCATCACCCACGGCACCGAGGAGCAGAAGCAGCGCTTTTTGCGCAAAATACTGACCTGCGAGGAAGTCTGGTGCCAGGGCTTCTCCGAGCCCAACGCCGGCTCTGACGTAGCCTCCCTGCGCACGCGCGCCGAACTGCGCGGCGACGAGTTCGTCGTCAACGGCCAGAAGGTATGGACCTCGCTCGCGCATATCGCCGACTGGTGCATGCTCCTGGTGCGCACTGACCCGCAGGCGCCCAAGCACCGCGGGCTGAGCTATTTGCTGGTCGACATGCACTCGCCCGGCGTGACCGTCAAGCCGCTGCGTCAGATCACCGGCGAGTCCGAGTTCAACGAGGTCTTCTTCGAGGACGTGCGGGTGCCGCGGGCCAATCTGCTCGGCGGCCTCAACGAGGGATGGCGGGTGGCGATGACCACGCTGACCAACGAACGCGGCACCGCGGCGTTCGCGCTCGCAGCCCGCTTCCGCATCGTTTTCGACGAAATCGCCGAGCTGGCCCATCAGACCATACGCAACGGCGCGCCCGTGACCGGCGATCCGCTGGTGCGCCAGCAGCTCGCCCAGTTCTACGTCGAGCTCGAGATGATGAAGTACACCTCGTACCGGGTGTTCTCGAAGATTCTCAAGGGCGGCGACCCGGGCCCCGAGGGCTCGATCTCCAAGCTGAGCTGGTCGGAGCTGAACCAGCGGATGACGGAATTCGCGATGGCGCTCGAGGGGCCGGCAAGCCAGCTCGTCAAGGGCTCGCCGTACGCGCTGCAGTCGGGCCGCTGGCAGCATCATTTCCTGCGCGCGCGCGCCAACACCATCGAGGCGGGGACCTCCGAGATCCAGCGCAACATCATTGCCGAGCGTGTGCTGCGGATGCCCAGAGGGCGCTGA
- a CDS encoding peroxiredoxin: MRLVIIAMVLALGGLGAIALRPRVARAAMLPVGAPAPAFQSQVISGDQAAPVSLGDFRGRKLILYFYPKDDTPGCTREACAFRDGYARFQAAGISVLGCSTDSAESHKAFIRKYGLPFPLLLDPDHKIARAYGADNGIPILGLDRRVTYVIGEDGRILKVYAAVDPAVHARQILHDLGADHPPTPTPAAPVPSPTAAAPAARTGAHPNARARVPEEGPEEEEEQGGESGMEVRPEPGASEPGKGGKGGEGEWEREQRPQRPGRRDIE; encoded by the coding sequence ATGCGGCTGGTGATAATCGCGATGGTCCTTGCGCTCGGCGGGCTGGGCGCGATCGCGTTACGCCCGCGCGTCGCGCGCGCCGCGATGCTGCCGGTGGGGGCGCCCGCACCCGCCTTCCAGAGCCAGGTCATAAGCGGCGACCAGGCCGCACCGGTCAGCCTCGGCGATTTTCGCGGCCGCAAGCTGATTCTGTACTTCTATCCCAAGGATGACACGCCCGGCTGCACCCGGGAGGCGTGTGCATTCCGCGACGGCTACGCGCGCTTTCAGGCGGCGGGAATCTCGGTCCTCGGATGCAGCACCGACAGCGCCGAGTCGCACAAGGCGTTCATCCGCAAATACGGACTGCCCTTTCCGCTGCTGCTCGATCCGGATCACAAAATCGCCCGCGCCTACGGCGCCGACAACGGCATCCCGATTCTCGGGCTCGATCGCCGCGTGACCTACGTCATCGGCGAGGACGGGCGCATCCTGAAGGTGTATGCCGCCGTCGATCCGGCGGTGCATGCCCGGCAGATTCTCCACGACCTCGGCGCCGACCATCCACCGACGCCGACACCCGCGGCGCCCGTGCCCTCGCCGACCGCGGCGGCACCGGCGGCGCGCACAGGCGCGCATCCAAACGCCCGCGCCCGGGTACCGGAAGAAGGGCCCGAAGAAGAAGAGGAGCAGGGCGGGGAAAGCGGGATGGAAGTGCGACCGGAACCGGGCGCGAGCGAACCCGGAAAGGGCGGAAAGGGGGGCGAAGGAGAGTGGGAACGGGAACAACGGCCGCAGCGGCCCGGCCGCCGGGACATCGAATGA
- a CDS encoding YkgJ family cysteine cluster protein codes for MNAASAFSYACNRCGLCCRDKVITLAPYDLIRLARAAGITTAQARARYTARRGSLLRFAPGGGCSALEGARCTVHRGRPLACRLYPLGLERKPLRDGSGLAEHFVRLEPAAGSRGVYGEAGTTAEFLAEQEVAPYLDAGARYHALAADLGRRVDELVDFEKVEPREFWRCAVREALAESNYDPNPLIDALFDPDGLGCARADPAQTVEAHLASLRIMADAQRDGACVAAAAMMLSASLGYVGGGTGGGGGGACLTRASI; via the coding sequence ATGAATGCGGCGAGCGCCTTTTCCTACGCCTGCAACCGATGCGGCCTGTGCTGCCGCGACAAGGTCATCACGCTCGCTCCCTACGACCTTATTCGGCTCGCGCGCGCTGCCGGAATTACGACCGCTCAGGCGCGGGCGCGCTACACCGCGCGGCGCGGCTCGCTGCTGCGCTTCGCTCCGGGCGGAGGCTGCTCGGCGCTCGAAGGTGCACGCTGCACGGTCCATCGCGGACGCCCGCTCGCCTGTCGTCTCTATCCTCTGGGCTTGGAGCGCAAGCCCTTGCGCGACGGCAGCGGGCTGGCCGAGCACTTCGTGCGACTCGAACCGGCGGCGGGCTCGCGCGGCGTCTATGGCGAGGCCGGCACGACAGCGGAGTTTCTCGCCGAGCAGGAAGTTGCGCCCTACCTCGACGCCGGCGCGCGCTACCATGCGCTGGCCGCCGACCTTGGCCGCCGGGTCGATGAGCTGGTCGATTTCGAGAAGGTCGAGCCGCGCGAGTTCTGGCGGTGCGCAGTGCGCGAGGCGCTCGCCGAGTCGAACTACGACCCCAATCCGCTCATCGACGCGCTATTCGATCCGGACGGCCTCGGATGTGCCCGCGCCGACCCGGCGCAGACGGTCGAAGCGCATCTGGCGTCGCTGCGCATTATGGCGGACGCACAGCGCGACGGTGCGTGCGTTGCCGCGGCGGCGATGATGCTGTCGGCGAGTCTCGGCTACGTCGGCGGCGGCACCGGCGGTGGCGGCGGCGGCGCCTGCTTGACCCGGGCGTCGATCTGA
- a CDS encoding branched-chain amino acid transaminase, which produces MASNGLRTDKIWIDGAMVPYDEANVHVLSHSLHYGLAVFEGMRCYKSDNGRSAIFRAREHIRRLFDSAHIVEMQIPFSHEEIVKACCDVVRVNRLEECYLRPLAFYGEGEMGLAARGNKVRVAIAGWPWGAYLGEEGAKRGVRLKTSSFVRFHHNSLMPHAKASGHYANSILAGYEARRNGYDEALLLDVNGYVAEGSGENFFVVRDGVVRTPPLMSILPGITRDAVMKILRDMGITVLEQPFPRDAVYIADEAFMTGTAAEVTPVRELDDRVIGSGTPGPITLKVQEIFRAALHGRDARYRDWLHYV; this is translated from the coding sequence GTGGCGTCCAACGGCTTACGCACAGACAAAATCTGGATCGACGGCGCGATGGTCCCCTACGACGAGGCCAACGTGCACGTCCTCAGCCACAGCCTCCATTACGGCCTCGCCGTCTTCGAGGGGATGCGCTGCTACAAGTCCGACAACGGCCGCTCGGCGATCTTCCGCGCCCGCGAGCATATCCGCCGCCTGTTCGATTCCGCTCATATCGTCGAGATGCAGATCCCGTTCAGCCACGAGGAGATCGTCAAGGCCTGCTGCGACGTCGTGCGGGTCAATCGGCTGGAGGAATGCTACCTGCGCCCGCTCGCATTTTACGGCGAGGGCGAGATGGGCCTTGCCGCGCGCGGCAACAAGGTGCGGGTGGCGATTGCCGGCTGGCCGTGGGGCGCCTATCTGGGCGAGGAGGGCGCCAAGCGCGGAGTACGGCTTAAGACCTCCTCCTTCGTGCGCTTCCATCACAACTCCCTGATGCCGCACGCCAAGGCCTCGGGCCACTACGCCAATTCGATCCTCGCCGGCTACGAGGCGCGCCGCAACGGCTACGACGAGGCGCTGCTGCTCGATGTCAACGGCTACGTCGCCGAAGGCAGCGGCGAGAACTTTTTCGTCGTGCGCGACGGGGTGGTCCGCACGCCGCCGCTGATGTCGATTCTGCCGGGGATCACGCGCGACGCCGTGATGAAAATCCTGCGTGACATGGGAATCACTGTGCTCGAACAGCCCTTCCCGCGCGATGCCGTCTATATCGCCGACGAGGCGTTCATGACCGGCACCGCGGCCGAGGTCACCCCGGTGCGCGAGCTCGACGACCGCGTGATCGGCTCCGGTACGCCCGGGCCGATAACCCTCAAGGTGCAGGAAATCTTCCGCGCCGCCTTGCACGGCCGCGACGCGCGCTATCGCGACTGGCTGCACTACGTCTAA
- a CDS encoding DUF6306 domain-containing protein produces the protein MLNLLLESERAGVAVLARLAGEVEQEELRTLLLDAREQELRNAATLERLIRQEGGTPSAAVGPFVAKVAALGSLRERLNLLMRGQEWVARKIEETLALAPESGPVREALAAMANRHRHEVEWGRAELIRLIDAIK, from the coding sequence ATGCTCAATCTGCTGCTCGAATCGGAGCGCGCCGGCGTCGCCGTGCTGGCGCGGCTGGCCGGCGAAGTCGAGCAGGAAGAGCTGCGCACGCTGCTGCTCGACGCGCGCGAGCAGGAGCTGCGCAACGCGGCGACGCTGGAGCGGCTGATTCGCCAGGAGGGCGGCACGCCGTCGGCCGCCGTCGGGCCCTTCGTCGCCAAGGTGGCGGCGCTCGGCTCGCTGCGCGAGCGGCTCAACCTGCTGATGCGCGGCCAAGAATGGGTCGCGCGCAAGATCGAGGAGACGCTCGCGCTCGCGCCGGAGAGCGGCCCGGTGCGTGAGGCGCTTGCGGCGATGGCCAACCGGCATCGCCACGAGGTCGAATGGGGCCGCGCCGAGCTTATCCGACTCATCGACGCGATAAAGTAG